The Bacillus xiapuensis genome window below encodes:
- a CDS encoding effector binding domain-containing protein — protein sequence MQTYCQSCGMPLTDQAKLGTEKNGQSSQDYCFHCYHEGEYRQPDISMEEMAAVCVPHFQKEGMEEAEARQLFLSLLPTLKRWQKRTIKEPALVKRGAFQIAGVTARTCNADEMTSQGKIPLLWTRFHEQAAPLLKTGVTYGCYSNYEDGINGEYTITVGVEASSNDQLPAGLELQSIPSAKYLVFTSVKGPITAVVLQAWQTIWSWFPHSEWERTYTGDFEVYDERCADPEHAEVDIYIAVR from the coding sequence ATGCAAACTTATTGTCAAAGCTGCGGAATGCCTCTCACTGATCAAGCCAAGCTGGGCACTGAAAAAAACGGTCAGTCTAGTCAAGATTATTGTTTTCATTGTTATCATGAGGGGGAGTATCGACAGCCGGATATCAGCATGGAAGAAATGGCGGCAGTTTGTGTGCCGCATTTTCAGAAGGAGGGCATGGAAGAGGCTGAAGCCCGTCAGCTGTTCCTCTCCTTGCTGCCCACTTTAAAGCGGTGGCAAAAACGGACAATCAAGGAGCCTGCTCTGGTAAAGAGAGGAGCTTTTCAAATAGCGGGCGTCACGGCTCGTACATGCAATGCAGATGAGATGACTTCACAGGGGAAGATTCCATTATTATGGACCAGGTTTCATGAGCAGGCAGCGCCGCTCTTGAAAACGGGAGTTACATACGGCTGCTACTCCAATTATGAGGATGGCATAAACGGCGAGTATACAATTACGGTCGGAGTGGAAGCGTCCTCTAATGATCAGCTTCCGGCAGGTCTCGAGCTTCAATCGATTCCCTCTGCAAAATATCTCGTGTTTACGTCTGTAAAAGGTCCGATCACAGCGGTCGTTCTGCAAGCATGGCAAACCATCTGGTCTTGGTTTCCCCATTCGGAATGGGAAAGAACGTATACGGGCGATTTTGAAGTATATGATGAAAGATGCGCGGATCCCGAGCATGCGGAAGTGGATATTTATATTGCGGTTCGATGA
- a CDS encoding helix-turn-helix transcriptional regulator yields the protein MKVDRLLTMTMILLNRKNVKAQELAELLNVSIRTVYRDVETLSRAGIPVFSQQGANGGIRLIDGYRMDKQVLTKEELASLSIALNSVLTSYEDRHAEAVLEKLIGVADEAVKKSANQVMVDWSSWGNDGVQKEKMTICKQAIETQRCLRFSYSSSSGHLTNRVIDPHTLVYKERRWYVYGFCRLRNKFRIFKLSRMKELQTGLESFQRKPLKLAELPWKKEWNQPENLVKLILAYERNVYPMMADVFGEEQIDASQCLIRVSLPENEWLYGFLLSFGPRLQVIEPPHIVEVIKQRAAEIVRQYEK from the coding sequence ATGAAGGTAGACCGTTTATTAACGATGACGATGATCTTGCTGAATCGCAAGAACGTGAAAGCTCAAGAGCTGGCGGAGCTATTGAACGTATCCATTCGCACGGTGTATCGGGATGTTGAGACGCTTAGCCGGGCCGGCATCCCTGTTTTTAGTCAGCAAGGAGCCAATGGAGGCATTCGTCTTATCGATGGTTACCGGATGGATAAGCAAGTGTTAACAAAGGAGGAGCTTGCTTCTCTTTCTATTGCGCTTAACAGTGTGCTGACTTCTTATGAAGACCGGCATGCGGAGGCGGTGCTGGAGAAGCTGATAGGCGTGGCAGATGAAGCTGTCAAGAAGTCAGCCAATCAAGTGATGGTTGACTGGAGCTCATGGGGGAATGATGGAGTACAAAAAGAAAAGATGACGATCTGTAAACAGGCTATTGAAACGCAGCGCTGTTTGCGTTTCTCTTATTCAAGCAGCAGCGGTCATTTAACGAATCGGGTAATTGATCCGCATACACTTGTCTATAAGGAAAGGCGCTGGTATGTGTACGGCTTTTGCCGATTGAGAAACAAATTTCGAATATTTAAGCTTTCAAGAATGAAGGAATTGCAAACAGGGCTGGAGTCCTTTCAGCGCAAGCCGCTTAAATTAGCGGAACTCCCTTGGAAGAAAGAATGGAATCAGCCGGAAAACTTAGTCAAGCTCATCTTGGCATATGAACGGAATGTTTATCCGATGATGGCAGACGTCTTCGGGGAGGAACAGATTGATGCCAGTCAGTGCCTAATTCGCGTTTCTCTTCCTGAAAATGAATGGCTGTACGGCTTCCTGCTCAGCTTTGGACCTCGGCTCCAAGTTATAGAACCTCCCCATATCGTGGAGGTAATCAAGCAGCGTGCGGCAGAGATCGTCCGTCAGTATGAAAAATAG
- a CDS encoding ABC transporter permease, whose amino-acid sequence MLQLIRLELKKFSLGWYIRGALISNLAIAILTYFVIYIENKEGDLMFTMYEDVFDMIGGMVRATFIVFAAVLIAKMVIEEYRNKTILIMFSYPVNRKKIIASKLIIIAMLTFMTILLSNMIVAGSFFIINAYFSIVPFSVTPHQFWEETIKIIFFAAAAAGSSLIALYFGMRKYSVPATIGSSLLIVVIAYSSNPTFSMVTFIPLQLGLAAIGVLIAYSAIRNVEREDL is encoded by the coding sequence ATGCTGCAACTAATAAGGCTGGAGTTGAAGAAATTTTCGCTTGGCTGGTATATCAGAGGGGCGCTAATCAGCAATTTAGCAATAGCGATTCTCACTTACTTCGTAATATATATCGAAAACAAGGAAGGAGATCTTATGTTTACCATGTATGAAGATGTCTTTGACATGATCGGTGGAATGGTAAGAGCAACGTTTATTGTATTTGCCGCTGTGCTGATTGCGAAAATGGTGATCGAAGAGTATCGGAATAAAACGATTTTGATTATGTTCTCTTATCCTGTTAACCGAAAGAAAATAATCGCCAGTAAACTAATTATCATCGCCATGCTGACGTTTATGACGATTCTATTATCTAATATGATTGTGGCAGGATCATTTTTTATTATCAATGCTTACTTTTCAATTGTTCCTTTTTCTGTTACTCCCCATCAGTTTTGGGAAGAGACGATCAAAATAATTTTCTTTGCCGCTGCTGCTGCCGGATCAAGCTTAATTGCATTGTACTTTGGCATGCGTAAATATTCGGTTCCGGCGACAATCGGTTCATCCTTGCTTATTGTTGTGATTGCTTACTCATCTAATCCAACCTTCTCCATGGTAACATTCATTCCGCTTCAATTAGGATTGGCCGCTATTGGAGTGCTGATTGCCTATTCAGCTATTCGAAACGTGGAAAGAGAAGATCTTTAG
- a CDS encoding ABC transporter ATP-binding protein, whose protein sequence is MSYILKTNQLTKVFDGKEAVSSVNMHVKQGEIYGFLGPNGAGKTTLMKMVTNLIKPTSGEIEIFGERLTNTSYQVFKRIGMIIEYPIFYEKLTAKENLSLHCEYMGYYDKRAIDRALDMVHLHNVDNKKVKDFSLGMKQRLGIARAITTKPELLILDEPINGLDPIGIKEMRELFKMLCKEYGLTLLVSSHILAEMEQMADTIGVIQNGKLIREVSMQSISGEQTEYMEVTVQDVKKAVYILDNQLRLKNYKIMNDKMIRIYETTATLQEISKVLILNGIEIESINKKHSSLEEYFLNVMNEEGTAK, encoded by the coding sequence ATGTCTTATATACTTAAAACGAATCAATTGACAAAAGTGTTTGATGGGAAAGAGGCTGTTTCTTCGGTTAATATGCATGTGAAACAAGGAGAGATTTACGGGTTTTTAGGGCCGAATGGCGCTGGAAAAACAACATTAATGAAGATGGTGACGAACTTAATTAAACCAACTAGTGGAGAGATTGAAATTTTCGGAGAAAGGTTAACAAACACTTCCTATCAAGTATTCAAGCGGATAGGAATGATTATTGAATATCCGATTTTCTATGAGAAGCTTACAGCTAAGGAGAACCTGAGCTTGCACTGTGAGTACATGGGCTACTACGACAAAAGGGCTATTGACCGCGCATTGGATATGGTTCATTTACACAATGTCGATAACAAGAAAGTAAAAGACTTTTCCCTTGGGATGAAGCAGCGATTAGGAATTGCTAGAGCGATTACGACAAAGCCGGAGCTATTAATTTTAGATGAACCGATCAACGGTCTAGACCCAATCGGAATTAAAGAGATGCGGGAATTATTTAAAATGCTGTGTAAGGAATATGGCTTGACGCTATTAGTGTCCAGCCACATTTTAGCGGAGATGGAGCAGATGGCTGATACAATTGGGGTCATTCAAAACGGTAAGCTCATCAGGGAAGTATCGATGCAGAGTATTAGCGGCGAACAAACAGAATATATGGAAGTGACCGTTCAAGATGTCAAGAAAGCTGTTTATATTTTAGACAATCAATTGCGACTGAAAAATTATAAAATCATGAATGACAAAATGATTCGCATTTATGAAACAACAGCCACGCTGCAAGAAATTTCAAAAGTCCTGATTTTGAACGGGATTGAGATTGAAAGTATCAATAAAAAGCATAGTTCACTGGAAGAGTATTTTTTGAATGTAATGAATGAAGAAGGAACAGCCAAGTAA